A single window of Synechococcus sp. C9 DNA harbors:
- the deoC gene encoding deoxyribose-phosphate aldolase, with protein sequence MPSPLPDIATVIEHALLQPGITPDAVQQGCYEADRYQFPVVCVYPSAVQQCVELLHQSPCRVCAVIGFPSGATTSAVKYYEAMEAVESGAKELDVVINLGWLKGGKTKAVYEEIAQIVSETKQTVKAILEMNILTQEEQKLAAEICLDAGVHYLKTGTGWFGGATVEQVSFLQKIGNNRVGIKASGGIKTITQAQELLLAGATRIGTSRGVDLVKQQAELNA encoded by the coding sequence ATGCCCTCCCCCTTGCCCGACATTGCCACCGTGATTGAACACGCCCTTTTGCAACCGGGGATCACTCCTGATGCCGTCCAACAGGGTTGTTACGAAGCAGACCGGTATCAATTTCCGGTGGTCTGTGTCTATCCAAGCGCAGTACAACAATGCGTGGAACTCCTGCATCAATCTCCCTGTCGGGTCTGTGCCGTGATTGGTTTTCCCAGTGGTGCTACAACTTCAGCAGTGAAATACTACGAAGCGATGGAAGCGGTAGAATCTGGTGCTAAAGAGTTGGATGTGGTCATTAATTTGGGTTGGCTCAAAGGGGGTAAAACCAAAGCAGTCTATGAAGAAATTGCCCAGATTGTCAGTGAAACCAAACAAACCGTTAAAGCCATTTTAGAAATGAATATCCTCACCCAAGAGGAACAGAAATTAGCCGCTGAAATCTGTTTAGATGCGGGTGTACATTATCTCAAAACTGGTACCGGCTGGTTCGGGGGAGCAACGGTAGAACAGGTCAGCTTTTTACAAAAAATTGGCAATAATCGGGTGGGGATCAAAGCCTCCGGTGGAATTAAAACCATCACTCAAGCTCAGGAATTACTGTTAGCCGGAGCCACCCGCATCGGCACTTCCCGAGGGGTAGATTTGGTCAAACAACAGGCGGAATTAAATGCCTAA